TCCTTCCTGCAGTTTGCGCAAAGAGTATATGTGACCTGCAAGGAAGTCCAGGACGGTTATGTAGTCCGTTGGAGCGACGTGCGGTTCTGGTATCCGCAAAGGCTTGCCTTCGGGGTCGATGTCATGCTCGACAAAGACTTCAACATTGTGGAGCATCGGCTGGGATGGCGCAAAAAAACATGGGAACCCCCGTATATGTAACGGAGTAGGAATATTTATTCGAAGGCATTCATTTCTGCGGCAACGAAGCATTGGGAAGATACCCGATAAGCGACTTTGGCTTTGAGTTTCAACCATCTATAAGCCCATTCATAATAGAAACTCAAAGCAACGGAACTTGTAGACACTTCCCAATGCGCAGTTGGAAGCACAATAAATGAATATAACTGGAGTAAATATTTAACCTACACAGAGATGGTTTGGCGAGAGTAGATCGCCTGCTCGTATTCCGCCAGCAGCCGGTCGAAGATGTTTTCCCATGATTGGTTAAGTGCATATCGGCGGGCCGCTTTTCCCATCGTCTGCAATTGTGCGGGATCGGACAGGAGCTGTTCGATGGCTTGGGCCAGATAGTCGGAATCGCGGGGCTTGCAAAGCAGACCCGTTTCCCCGTGCCGGATGATTTCCTTTACGCCGCCGGATCGGACGCCGATGGCCGGAAGTCCTGAAGCCGCGGCTTCCAGAACCACGTTCCCGAACGTTTCCGTACTGGAGGGAAAGACGAACAGATCGGCGGAGGCATATACCTCGGCCAACGGTTCGCCGTTCAAATAGCCGGTGAACGTCATATGATCGGTCTTCTTGCCGCGCATTTCCTCCAGAAGCGGTCCTTCCCCGACAAAAACCCAGTGAATGAGCTTGCTCAAATGTCCCGGCAGTTTTTTCACGGCCTCGAGCAGAACATCAAGGTCCTTTTCGGGCGCCATTCTTCCTACGTAAAGTAAAATGAACGGCTCGCGGATTTGATATTTCTCTCGTAATTTGCCGCTTTTTTTGTTAGGATGAAATAAATTGCAATCGACTCCTCTGCTCCATATTCCGATATGGGAAAACCCTTGATTCATAAGGTCCGATTTCGTATCTTGGGACGGGGCAAAAATGCGAATGCAAGGCTCATGAAACCAGCGCATATAGTGCCAGATCAAGTGTGAAGTAAAGTTCAGCCGGTAATAATCCAAATAACGGTCAAAGTGCGTATGGTATGACGCAACCATGGGGATATGATATTTTTTGCCGTAGTATCTGCCGATCAACCCCATATTGAATGGTGTGGCCACGTGGATGAGATCGGGCTTAAACTGCTGCAAATGATTCCGGATCGAAAAGTAATTGGGAAGGGCAATGCGGCATTCGGGATATAGAAAGAAAGGAAAGCTGGAAAAACGGAGAATATTGCTTGAAAACAAATCCTGCTCCTCGGTTTCCGGCGCAAGCACAAGGTGCGGGATCCGGCGATGCTCCAAGTGATGCACCAATCTTTCTAAAGTCAGCGATACGCCGTTCACCTGAGGCGGGAACGTGTCGGTAAACAAACTAATTCGCATAATCTGACCTCCGTTCGAATATGAAGAGGCGGTGTTGGTGAATTTGTGAACATCTGTCTGTTCTATTTTTATCAATTGTTTGTTAAGCTGGAATTAGAGGGGAGTTAAAATTTATTTAAGAACCTTTAACATTGATTTTAAATTGCGTTGATTGAGCGTAGATATAATTTTCTTGGAAAGGACCTGAGTTGGGAGGAATTCGTTTGACAAGGATAGCGGCATGGCTGAAAAACAGCGACGAGCGCATGTTGTATTATTTAAATCTCCGCATACGATGCGATTTTTTGGACAGATGGATGAAACTCATCACCCATTTGGGCGGGGCGGTGTTTACCATCGCGCTTGCGCTTGCGCTGGCCCTATTTACACATTTAGGCTGGAATGCGGTGTTCGCTTTGGCGGCAAGCCATATGCTCGTGCATGTATTGAAAAAAAGCTTCAGCCGCAAAAGGCCGTACATGACAGACGGCAGGATTTGGGTGCAGCCCAATCCCCTTCAGGATTATTCCTTCCCTTCGGGGCATACGACCGCGATCTTTTCCGTCGCCATGACCTTGGTGCTGGAGCTTCCTTGGACCTTCTTCATTGTCATACCCATTGCGTCCATGGTGGGAGTTTCGAGGATTTATCTTGGATTGCATTATCCTACGGATGTCGGGATCGGCGCGATAATCGGGACACTATTCGCCATTGTCGTCCATATTATGTAACAGCATGAAATGTTCATGAAGCCAACAAATTAACTATTCCCTTCTATCAAAGGATAGAAGGGTTTTCGTTTAACCCTTCGGCTTGAAGAACAGCGCCGCCAGAAACGAGAAGATGATTGCAGACGATATGCCTGCGCTGGTCACCTCAAACATCCCGGTCAGCACCCCGACCCATCCGTGGAGCTTCAGCTCTTGCAGGGCACCGTGAACAAGAGCGTTGCCGAAACTCGTGATCGGCACGCTGGCTCCGGCCCCGGCAAATTCGATCAACGGATCGTACAGGCCTACACCGTCCACAACGGCCCCGGCTACCACCAGAAGAGTCATTGTATGGGCGGGGGTCAGCTTGAATACGTCAAAACAGATTTGGCCGATAACACAAATGGCGCCTCCAATCACAAATGCCCAGAAATACTGCATGATCATCCGGAAGTCCCCCTATTCTCGATGGATACCGCATGGGCTATACAGGGAATGCTTTCTCCCTGTTGATAAGAAATCGGCGACAGCAGCGCGCCGGTGGCGACAACGAGAATGCGGTTGTAATCGCCCTGCTTCATTTTCTTCAGCAGGTGGCCGTAGGTGACCACAGCCGAGCAGGCGCAGCCGCTGCCTCCGGCTTGAACCATCTGCTTGTCGAAATCATAAATCATCAGCCCGCAGTCATGGAATTCGGTTTGTTCGATGGGAAACTGATGCTTTTTGAACAAATCCGAGGCGATCGAGTGGCCCACCTTTGACAAATCTCCGGTGATAATCAGATCATAATAATCCGGCTCGATCCTCAGATCCTGGAAGTGGGCCTGGATCGTATCCACCGCCGCAGGTGCCATGGCTGCTCCCATATTAAACGGATCCTTGATGCCCATATCGAGGATGCGGCCGATTGTGGCCGATGTGACGACCGGGCCTTCCCCTTCCGCTGCCAAGACGGCTGCGCCTCCGCCGGTCACGGTATACTGCGCCGTCGGCGGCTTTTGGCTTCCGTACTCGGTCGGGTAGCGGAATTGCTTTTCCGCGCTGGCATTATGGCTGGTGGTCCCGGCGAGTGCGTACTTCGCGCTTTTCGAATCGATGATGAGCGAGGCGAGCGCGAGGCTTTCCATGGACGTCGAGCAGGCTCCGAAAACGCCGATGTAAGGGATGGACAAGGTTCGCGCGGCAAAGCTGCTGCTGATGATCTGATTCATCAGATCGCCTCCGACGAAAAACTGCACCTGCTCCTTGGTTAACCCGGCATTTTCTATAGCCAGCTTGGCGGCTTCCTCCAACAATACCTTCTCGGCCTGCTCCCAGCTTTTTTGACCCATCATCAAATCGCCGTGAACGATATCGAAATCGCCGCCGAGAGGGCCTTGGCCCTCGAACGGACCGACGACTGTGGCGGTCGAAAGAATCACAGGCTTATTCTTGAAAATCCAGCTTTGATGTCCCTGCAGCATTGGTTAAGACCCGCCTCCAAAATCGGGATTGAAAATCAGGTGGAGAATACCGACGACAAACGCGGCAACGGTACCGTACACGATGACGGAACCCGCAAGCTTGAACATGTTGGCGGCGGAGCCCAGTACAAGGCCTTCACTGCGGTGTTCAATCGCGGCGGAGGCCATGGAATTGGCAAACCCCGTAACGGGGACGGCGGAACCCGCGCCCGCCCACTGGGCGATTTTGTCATACACCCCTAAGCTGGTCAGTACGACGGAAATGAAAATTAAAGTGGCGACCGTCGGGCTGCTTGCGGTTTTCTGATCGAAATTGAAGTACCGGATATACATGTTCTGAATGGCTTCCCCCACAATACAGATCAACCCACCAAATAAAAAAGCGCGCAGGGAATTTTTCATCACCTGCCGGGGAGGTTCGTTTTTTTTGGCCAGCTCTTGATATTCCTGTTGAACGGGCGTCAGCTTCTTTTTCTTGTTGTCCGCCATTTCATACCCTCCTGATAGTTCTGTCGTTCGCGATATATTGATTATTTGCCAAAAAGGTGCGGGATATGAATCAGACTTGTTCTCCCAGTATGTTCCAAAGCGGCGGGCTAATGATTTATGCGGCGGCAAGACATATTAGGAAACGTAGCGTCAAGGGAGGTGAATAGGATGACAGTGGCATCGCAGGTAAAAACCACATTGGCTTCTTTGAAAAGCGCGCAGGCGAGTCTTGAGCAATTTGCCTTAAATACCCAAAATCAAGAGGCGAAAACGATGTTTGAGAACGCCGCGAAGACAACACAGCAGGTCGTTCAGCAAGTTGAATCCCGCGTGCAGCAGATCGAGAATGAGGAGCCGCAGTATAAAGGATTTTAATGCAGCAGGGCGCAAGGGGTAGTAAGGGGACAGGGACAGCCGGATCAGCTGTCCCTTTTGGCATGCACAGGGAAGGTCAAGGCGCCGAAGGGCATAACGGCAAACGATGTCGAAGGATTGTCCGCCAAACGGTCTATCGTTTCCTGCAAATTGCTGATCGCATGAAAGCCGGACAATTCGACGAGCGGAGCCGGCATGTCGGAGAATAGATAGACCTTCTGCTTTTGCAAAATCTCGTCGATCGTTTTGATTTTATGAGCGCCGAGCACAAAATTCCGGTTCAGCTCCCTGACGATCCGCTGCCTGTCCTGTACGGTTTCGACCCAATGCTGGAAGACGCCGTTTCCGAATTGCTCCTCGCATCGGGCGGCAAGCACGATAGTACCTCCCGGCTTGGCAGCGGCAGAGGCGTTCTGCAGGGTTTTGACGGCTTGGTAAAGCTGCGCATCCTTCGGCCAACCGCCGGGCGAGGCGATAACCACATCATATTCCCGGGTGACGGACACCTTGAAAACCTCATTGGCAAAAGCGGCTCCCTGCGCATGCGCCTGTTGCAGGCTGCCCGCAAAAATGCCGAGCAGATTCTTTTGGTGGTCGACCACCGTATTCAACAGAAAATGAACGGGAACCTTAGCCAGGGCTTCCTCCATATCCCGGTGAAGCGGGTTGCCGGTGTCCCCGGGAGAAACTTGCGAGGTCAGGGATAAAGCGTGGTTGCGCTCGATGCATCTTTGCGAAGCCACTCCGGGAACTAGCGCCTTGACACCTCCGGATATGCCGGCCAGCCAATGGGGCTCGATATTGCCGGTCGCAATCCGCAAATCGGCTTCTGCCACCAGCCGGTTGATTTCAATGGGCGTTCCCCGCGAGGTCGTTCCCAAATAAACGCAATCGTCCGGATGCGGAGAATGATTGATCACACGGACGCGGCGGTGTACCGCAGGACCGGCCAACCGGATCAGTTCTTCCGCTGTTTGTTTGCGGTGCATCCCCAAGGCAACGATAACCGTGATCTGCGAATCCTTCATACCGGATTGGTTAAGGTGATGAATCATTTCTTCGAGAAACAAATGGCTCGGATTGAGCCTGCTGCTGTCGCTGATCACAATCGCGGCGCTGCTCCGTCCCTTGGCGATTTCGGCCAGCGGAGGAGACCCGATAGGCTCCAATAAAGCTTTGCGTATTTGCGGCAGCGGGTCCGATACGGCTTGGCGGAATTGATAATGAATCGTCTCAACCATCCGGGCATCGGGGAGACGAAATTGAACATGCCGGTTTCCATAAGGAAGTTCGAATTGCAGAGAGCTTCCCCCTTTCGGTAGGGATGTGTGTGTTATCTCGAAAATTATTGCCATTTCCATCCGGTTTCATGTTTAACAAGCTGGAGGCAGGAATAAAATTTTTGGATTTGCATGCAAGACTGCAATCGGGGGAATCCTAAATTGAGAATTTCAGGAGTCTGTCCGACGGATTGATTTTCGTGAATTTTTATTCAAATGGAGTATGAAGGAATAAGGCAATGAGCACGGAAAGTTTACGTCCGCCTTTAAAACCGGGAATTAACCACATAAATCTGATCATATTCCTGGTTTTAACAGCGGTGCAGTGCCATCCCTTTTCCGGAATAACGATTAAATTGAATAAATATTCACGATCTTGCTTTCGTCGGACGGACTCCTAGGATCGGGGATCCGGGAGGAATCGCATGCAATTTTTCTTATCTGCTCTGCTTACCTCATTCGTGCTCGTCTTGGCGTTGGTACCCGCCGTTAGAAGGCTGTCTCTGCAATGGGAGTTTGTCGATCGCCCAAGCCAGCGCAAAATCCATACCGCTCCCGTTCCGCTGATGGGAGGAGTGGCCATTTTCATCGGTTCTGCCGCTGCTTTGATGCTGTTCGAGGGCCCTTCCCCAAGAACGCTGACGATCGTGATCGGGGGCTTGGCGCTTGTCCTTATCGGATCGGTAGATGATTGGTACAAAACGAAGGGCCTGGAATTTCCGGTGTGGCCCCGTTTGATCGGATATATTCTCGTTTCCTCCGTTCCGCTCTGGTTCGGCATTGAAATTGCCGGAATCAGCGACCCGATTCATCAGGGTTATCTGTTCTTCACCCCGTGGCTCAGCTGGCTGATGACGATGGGGTGGATTTTTGCGATAACCAATATGATTAATTTTATCGATGGCGTGGATGGCTTGGCCGCCGGGATCGCATCCATTTCCGCGCTGACGCTGATGCTGGCGGCTCTGTATAAGGGACAGGAGGGAACGGCGGTGCTGGCGGCGATTTTGGCCGGGGCCTGCATCGCTTTTTTGGGCTACAACTTTTATCCCGCCAAAATTTTCATGGGAGATGCAGGGGCTACCTTTCTCGGATATACGCTGGCGGTGATTGCCGTGGACGGCGCTTTTAAGAGCACAACGGCGTTATCCATCCTGATTCCGATTCTTGCGCTGGGCGTGCCGATTCTGGACACCTCGGTGGTATTCATCCGCCGGCTGCTGGAAAAGAAGTCGATCTGCAAAGCGGACAAGCTGCATACGCATCACAGTTTGCTGAAGATGGGGCTGTCCCAGGTGCAAACCGTTTCATTCCTGTATTTGATCGCAGCGCTGTTTTCCGCAATTTCGATTATTCTGCTGATGATGCTTTGACGGCTTAAAGCTTTAATAAAGAATCCCCCGATTGCAGCCGCAGGGGGATTTTCTTTCGTATAATCGAATATATAAGTTATACGAGATGCCGGGGCAAGGAGACGAATGCATGAATTGGGGACCGATCATAGCGCAGCTGGAACTCATTCTGAATGCGGATTTATCGCATGAGCAAATTCCGCTTCAGGAATGGAACCGCAGGGTGGAATCAAAAGCGGCCGAGGAAGCTTCCGATGAGGATGCAGACCGGTTGCTGAATTGGAATCATACGCTTTATTTTGTGCTGAACGCGAACAGCTCTTATGTAGAGACGCTCAAGGTGGAGGATGTGCTGCTGACTCACGCGGAAAAGCAGCTGGTTGCCATGACTCTGGAGGCGTATAGGCATTCCTGGAAAAAAAGCGGCACGTTCGCGCATCTTACGGGGGAGGAAGGGAGAGCGGCGGCCATCCGGGAATGGATCGACAGTCAAATCGAACAAGGGACGGTTGATTGCGAGCTTCCGGAAATGTTTCAAGCCGATACCGCGCTTTATGCTTCCAAGCTGCCGATATTATTGTCCGCCGAGTATGCCGATCTCAATCAGACATCCGTTTCCGAGCTGAAAAAGCTGCTGGAATCCTTCTTTGGGGAAGAGGTTCTGCTGATTCCGCTGCAGGAAAAAGAATGGATCATTCTGGGCACGGAATCGCTGTTGTATGCGGATGAGGAGGAAGCTCAAAGAGAAGATCACAGAAAAGGCCCGGCGGTGGAGGAAACATTGGAATCAATCGCCACGGGTCTGCATGAAATGCTGGCCAGCGAATGGATCGGCGAATGCCATTTGGCGGTTGCGCATCCGATGGTCCCGGCCAAATCGCTGCTGGCGGCGGTAATCGAGCTTCGGAGAGCCCTGGCGCTGGGCAGAACGTTCCGTATCGGGAGCAATGTTCATCTGCCTTGGAAGCTGCAGCTGGAACAGCTGCTTGATGCATTGGACGAGGCTGGCCAACAAAAGTTCGTTGGACAGGTGTTTCAGAAAGCGGAGCATTTGCTGGATCCGGAAATGCTGCGCACGCTGGAGCAATTTTTCGAGCTTGACTGCAATGTCAGCGAAACGGCGAAAATTTTGTATATACACCGCAATACGCTGCTTTATCGCCTTGACCGCTTCAAGCAGGAAACGGGGCTGGATGTGCGCACGTTCAATCACGCCGTGCTGGTTAAATTGGCGCTGACCCTTCATAAAGCCATGAAACGGAAAACAAGCAGAACGGATTTGTAGAAAATGACGAAAACCTTCCGGATTTTTTGGAGGGATTGTGCATAGGCTGCCGCCCGAATCATGCGGTAAGATATAGTTATTCTAACGATGATTTGGAGGAGTTCATAATGGCAGGCTTGCGTCTCAGTCACGTATACAAATATTATCCCGGCAGCAATATCCCGTCGGTTGCCGACTTTGATCTGGAAATCAAGGACAAGGAGTTTCTGGTGCTGGTCGGTCCGTCCGGCTGCGGCAAATCGACCACGCTGCGGATGATCGCCGGCTTGGAGGAAATTTCCGAGGGCGAGCTGTACATCGGCGATCGGCTGGTGAACGACGTTGCGCCCAAAGACCGCGACATCGCGATGGTTTTCCAATCGTATGCGCTGTATCCGCACATGAACGTTTATCAGAACATGGAATTCGGTTTAAAGCTGCGCAAATTCAAAAAAGCGGAAATTGACAAGCGGGTCCGCGAGGCCGCCCGGATTCTCGATATCGAGCATCTGCTGGACCGCAAGCCGAAGGCTCTGTCCGGCGGCCAGCGCCAGCGCGTTGCTCTGGGCCGGGCGATCGTCCGCGAGCCGCAGGTGTTCCTGATGGACGAGCCGTTGTCCAACCTCGACGCGAAGCTGCGCGTTCAGATGCGCGCGGAAATCAGCAAGCTCCACAAACGTCTGGAAACGACCATTATTTACGTCACCCATGATCAGACGGAAGCGATGACGATGGGAGACCGGATCGTGATCATGAAGGATGGGATCATCCAGCAGTGCGCTTCGCCGGAGGAAGTGTACCATTACCCAGTGAACCTGTTTGTCGCCGGATTTATCGGATCGCCCGCAATGAATTTCATCAGCGGCAAGCTGTCGGAGGAAGCCGGCAGCCTGGTTTTCAAGGCCGAAGGCTTGAATGTGCCGATTCCCGGGGACAAAGCGAAGCTGGCGCGTGAGAAAGGCTATGCCGGCAAGGAGGTCGTACTCGGCATCCGTCCGGAGGACATTCATCACGAGCCGGGTTTCCTGGAAGCCTCTCCGCAAAGCATCGTCAACGTCAACATCGAAGTTGCGGAGAATCTCGGCCATGAGATGTTCCTGTATCTCAACGGCATCGGCAAGGAAACCGTCGTGGCCCGTGTCGACGGGCGGGCGGGCCTGAAAGAAGGCGTGAACGTGCAGCTGGCGCTGGATGTGAACAAGCTTCATCTCTTTGACAGGGAAACGGAAAAATCCGTATTCTATGGTTAATATTTAAT
This is a stretch of genomic DNA from Ferviditalea candida. It encodes these proteins:
- a CDS encoding glycosyltransferase family 4 protein, which gives rise to MRISLFTDTFPPQVNGVSLTLERLVHHLEHRRIPHLVLAPETEEQDLFSSNILRFSSFPFFLYPECRIALPNYFSIRNHLQQFKPDLIHVATPFNMGLIGRYYGKKYHIPMVASYHTHFDRYLDYYRLNFTSHLIWHYMRWFHEPCIRIFAPSQDTKSDLMNQGFSHIGIWSRGVDCNLFHPNKKSGKLREKYQIREPFILLYVGRMAPEKDLDVLLEAVKKLPGHLSKLIHWVFVGEGPLLEEMRGKKTDHMTFTGYLNGEPLAEVYASADLFVFPSSTETFGNVVLEAAASGLPAIGVRSGGVKEIIRHGETGLLCKPRDSDYLAQAIEQLLSDPAQLQTMGKAARRYALNQSWENIFDRLLAEYEQAIYSRQTISV
- a CDS encoding phosphatase PAP2 family protein; this translates as MTRIAAWLKNSDERMLYYLNLRIRCDFLDRWMKLITHLGGAVFTIALALALALFTHLGWNAVFALAASHMLVHVLKKSFSRKRPYMTDGRIWVQPNPLQDYSFPSGHTTAIFSVAMTLVLELPWTFFIVIPIASMVGVSRIYLGLHYPTDVGIGAIIGTLFAIVVHIM
- the spoVAE gene encoding stage V sporulation protein AE; this encodes MIMQYFWAFVIGGAICVIGQICFDVFKLTPAHTMTLLVVAGAVVDGVGLYDPLIEFAGAGASVPITSFGNALVHGALQELKLHGWVGVLTGMFEVTSAGISSAIIFSFLAALFFKPKG
- the spoVAD gene encoding stage V sporulation protein AD, which gives rise to MLQGHQSWIFKNKPVILSTATVVGPFEGQGPLGGDFDIVHGDLMMGQKSWEQAEKVLLEEAAKLAIENAGLTKEQVQFFVGGDLMNQIISSSFAARTLSIPYIGVFGACSTSMESLALASLIIDSKSAKYALAGTTSHNASAEKQFRYPTEYGSQKPPTAQYTVTGGGAAVLAAEGEGPVVTSATIGRILDMGIKDPFNMGAAMAPAAVDTIQAHFQDLRIEPDYYDLIITGDLSKVGHSIASDLFKKHQFPIEQTEFHDCGLMIYDFDKQMVQAGGSGCACSAVVTYGHLLKKMKQGDYNRILVVATGALLSPISYQQGESIPCIAHAVSIENRGTSG
- the spoVAC gene encoding stage V sporulation protein AC; this encodes MADNKKKKLTPVQQEYQELAKKNEPPRQVMKNSLRAFLFGGLICIVGEAIQNMYIRYFNFDQKTASSPTVATLIFISVVLTSLGVYDKIAQWAGAGSAVPVTGFANSMASAAIEHRSEGLVLGSAANMFKLAGSVIVYGTVAAFVVGILHLIFNPDFGGGS
- a CDS encoding DUF1657 domain-containing protein → MTVASQVKTTLASLKSAQASLEQFALNTQNQEAKTMFENAAKTTQQVVQQVESRVQQIENEEPQYKGF
- the larA gene encoding nickel-dependent lactate racemase, coding for MEMAIIFEITHTSLPKGGSSLQFELPYGNRHVQFRLPDARMVETIHYQFRQAVSDPLPQIRKALLEPIGSPPLAEIAKGRSSAAIVISDSSRLNPSHLFLEEMIHHLNQSGMKDSQITVIVALGMHRKQTAEELIRLAGPAVHRRVRVINHSPHPDDCVYLGTTSRGTPIEINRLVAEADLRIATGNIEPHWLAGISGGVKALVPGVASQRCIERNHALSLTSQVSPGDTGNPLHRDMEEALAKVPVHFLLNTVVDHQKNLLGIFAGSLQQAHAQGAAFANEVFKVSVTREYDVVIASPGGWPKDAQLYQAVKTLQNASAAAKPGGTIVLAARCEEQFGNGVFQHWVETVQDRQRIVRELNRNFVLGAHKIKTIDEILQKQKVYLFSDMPAPLVELSGFHAISNLQETIDRLADNPSTSFAVMPFGALTFPVHAKRDS
- a CDS encoding MraY family glycosyltransferase, producing MQFFLSALLTSFVLVLALVPAVRRLSLQWEFVDRPSQRKIHTAPVPLMGGVAIFIGSAAALMLFEGPSPRTLTIVIGGLALVLIGSVDDWYKTKGLEFPVWPRLIGYILVSSVPLWFGIEIAGISDPIHQGYLFFTPWLSWLMTMGWIFAITNMINFIDGVDGLAAGIASISALTLMLAALYKGQEGTAVLAAILAGACIAFLGYNFYPAKIFMGDAGATFLGYTLAVIAVDGAFKSTTALSILIPILALGVPILDTSVVFIRRLLEKKSICKADKLHTHHSLLKMGLSQVQTVSFLYLIAALFSAISIILLMML
- a CDS encoding PucR family transcriptional regulator is translated as MNWGPIIAQLELILNADLSHEQIPLQEWNRRVESKAAEEASDEDADRLLNWNHTLYFVLNANSSYVETLKVEDVLLTHAEKQLVAMTLEAYRHSWKKSGTFAHLTGEEGRAAAIREWIDSQIEQGTVDCELPEMFQADTALYASKLPILLSAEYADLNQTSVSELKKLLESFFGEEVLLIPLQEKEWIILGTESLLYADEEEAQREDHRKGPAVEETLESIATGLHEMLASEWIGECHLAVAHPMVPAKSLLAAVIELRRALALGRTFRIGSNVHLPWKLQLEQLLDALDEAGQQKFVGQVFQKAEHLLDPEMLRTLEQFFELDCNVSETAKILYIHRNTLLYRLDRFKQETGLDVRTFNHAVLVKLALTLHKAMKRKTSRTDL
- a CDS encoding ABC transporter ATP-binding protein, giving the protein MAGLRLSHVYKYYPGSNIPSVADFDLEIKDKEFLVLVGPSGCGKSTTLRMIAGLEEISEGELYIGDRLVNDVAPKDRDIAMVFQSYALYPHMNVYQNMEFGLKLRKFKKAEIDKRVREAARILDIEHLLDRKPKALSGGQRQRVALGRAIVREPQVFLMDEPLSNLDAKLRVQMRAEISKLHKRLETTIIYVTHDQTEAMTMGDRIVIMKDGIIQQCASPEEVYHYPVNLFVAGFIGSPAMNFISGKLSEEAGSLVFKAEGLNVPIPGDKAKLAREKGYAGKEVVLGIRPEDIHHEPGFLEASPQSIVNVNIEVAENLGHEMFLYLNGIGKETVVARVDGRAGLKEGVNVQLALDVNKLHLFDRETEKSVFYG